A single Primulina eburnea isolate SZY01 chromosome 11, ASM2296580v1, whole genome shotgun sequence DNA region contains:
- the LOC140805168 gene encoding sterol 3-beta-glucosyltransferase UGT80A2-like isoform X5 produces the protein MEQSPKDLSDPTSSQVTMVETEKINHSLSVLLRKFLNENLAPKKKLKLVKRLATIQNDGTVQLDVGENIKPQSSNSGTEVIDDGDIIKDIEITEDTELLPPLQIVMLIVGTRGDVQPFIAIGKRLQDDGHRVRLATHSNFKEFVMAAGLEFYPLGGDPKVLAAYMVKNKGFLPSEPSEIHLQRSQIKEIIFSLLPACTSPDPDTNISFKVDAIIANPPAYGHTHVAEALKVPLHIFFTMPWTPTSEFPHPLSRVRQPVGNRLSYQIVDALIWLGIRDMINEFRKKKLKLRPMTYLSGSYNSSSAVPYGYIWSPHLVPKPKDWGSKIDVVGFCFLELASSYEPPESLLKWLEDKEKPIYIGFGSLPVEEPEKMTEIIVRALEITGQRGIINKGWGGLGDLAEPKDFVYLLENCPHDWLFTRCAAVVHHGGAGTTAAGLKAACPTTVVPFFGDQPFWGAQVHARGVGPAPIPVNEFSLEKLVDAIRFMLNAQVKQEAVKLAKSMETEDGVTGAVQAFYRHFPVSSLKKPEPEKPRPSSGVFSIKRCFGCRRF, from the exons ATGGAGCAGTCACCAAAAGACCTGTCGGATCCTACCTCCAGTCAGGTTACTATGGTTGAGACGGAAAAAATAAATCACTCTCTCAGTGTGTTGCTAAGAAAGTTTTTAAACGAAAATTTAGCTCCGAAGAAGAAG CTTAAATTAGTGAAGCGATTAGCCACCATTCAAAATGATGGAACTGTACAACTTGATGTTGGAGAAAATATTAAACCACAGAGTTCTAATTCTGGTACTGAAGTAATAGATGATGGTGATATAATCAAAGATATTGAGATTACTGAAGATACAGAATTATTGCCTCCACTTCAAATTGTAATGTTAATTGTTGGAACAAGGGGAGACGTACAGCCATTTATAGCCATCGGAAAACGCTTACAA GACGATGGCCACAGGGTGAGACTAGCCACTCACTCAAATTTTAAAGAATTTGTTATGGCTGCTGGATTGGAATTTTACCCTCTAGGTGGAGACCCAAAAGTACTAGCTGCTT ATATGGTTAAGAACAAAGGATTCTTACCATCTGAACCTTCGGAAATACATCTCCAACGGAGCCAAATTAAAGAGATAATCTTTTCCCTACTTCCTGCGTGTACTAGTCCTGATCCCGATACAAATATCTCATTCAAGGTAGATGCCATAATTGCCAATCCACCTGCATATG GACATACGCATGTCGCCGAGGCACTCAAAGTACCACTGCACATATTTTTTACAATGCCTTGGAC GCCAACCAGTGAGTTTCCACATCCTCTTTCTCGTGTCAGGCAACCAGTTGGTAACCGA TTATCATATCAAATTGTTGATGCACTTATCTGGCTGGGAATACGCGACATGATAAATGAATTCAGGAAGAAAAAACTAAAACTAAGGCCCATGACCTATTTGAGTGGTTCCTATAACTCTTCTTCGGCCGTGCCTTATGGATATATTTGGAGTCCCCACCTTGTTCCTAAACCAAAAG ATTGGGGATCTAAAATTGATGTAgtgggattttgttttttgGAACTAGCCTCTAGTTACGAACCTCCAGAATCGCTTTTGAAGTGGCTTGAAGATAAAGAGAAGCCTATTTACATTGGTTTTGGAAGTCTT CCAGTTGAGGAGCCTGAAAAGATGACTGAAATAATTGTTCGAGCTCTTGAAATTACAGGACAACGGGGCATTATCAACAAAGGCTGGGGTGGCCTGGGAGACT TGGCAGAGCCAAAGGACTTTGTCTACCTTTTGGAAAACTGTCCCCATGATTGGCTTTTCACAAGATGCGCAGCTGTG GTACACCATGGAGGTGCTGGAACAACTGCTGCTGGTCTTAAAGCTGCA TGCCCGACAACTGTGGTTCCTTTCTTTGGAGATCAACCCTTTTGGGGAGCACAGGTGCATGCTCGGGGAGTTGGTCCGGCGCCAATTCCTGTCAATGAATTTTCACTCGAGAAATTGGTCGATGCGATCCGGTTCATGCTCAATGCTCAG GTGAAACAAGAAGCAGTAAAATTGGCCAAGTCAATGGAAACCGAGGACGGGGTTACAGGGGCAGTGCAAGCTTTCTACAGGCATTTCCCAGTGAGTAGCCTTAAAAAACCAGAGCCTGAAAAGCCACGTCCTTCTTCTGGCGTGTTTTCCATAAAACGCT
- the LOC140805168 gene encoding sterol 3-beta-glucosyltransferase UGT80A2-like isoform X4, with translation MNLPGENFNFMEQSPKDLSDPTSSQVTMVETEKINHSLSVLLRKFLNENLAPKKKLKLVKRLATIQNDGTVQLDVGENIKPQSSNSGTEVIDDGDIIKDIEITEDTELLPPLQIVMLIVGTRGDVQPFIAIGKRLQDDGHRVRLATHSNFKEFVMAAGLEFYPLGGDPKVLAAYMVKNKGFLPSEPSEIHLQRSQIKEIIFSLLPACTSPDPDTNISFKVDAIIANPPAYGHTHVAEALKVPLHIFFTMPWTPTSEFPHPLSRVRQPVGNRLSYQIVDALIWLGIRDMINEFRKKKLKLRPMTYLSGSYNSSSAVPYGYIWSPHLVPKPKDWGSKIDVVGFCFLELASSYEPPESLLKWLEDKEKPIYIGFGSLPVEEPEKMTEIIVRALEITGQRGIINKGWGGLGDLAEPKDFVYLLENCPHDWLFTRCAAVVHHGGAGTTAAGLKAACPTTVVPFFGDQPFWGAQVHARGVGPAPIPVNEFSLEKLVDAIRFMLNAQVKQEAVKLAKSMETEDGVTGAVQAFYRHFPVSSLKKPEPEKPRPSSGVFSIKRCFGCRRF, from the exons at GAACCTTCCTGGAGAGAATTTCAATTTTATGGAGCAGTCACCAAAAGACCTGTCGGATCCTACCTCCAGTCAGGTTACTATGGTTGAGACGGAAAAAATAAATCACTCTCTCAGTGTGTTGCTAAGAAAGTTTTTAAACGAAAATTTAGCTCCGAAGAAGAAG CTTAAATTAGTGAAGCGATTAGCCACCATTCAAAATGATGGAACTGTACAACTTGATGTTGGAGAAAATATTAAACCACAGAGTTCTAATTCTGGTACTGAAGTAATAGATGATGGTGATATAATCAAAGATATTGAGATTACTGAAGATACAGAATTATTGCCTCCACTTCAAATTGTAATGTTAATTGTTGGAACAAGGGGAGACGTACAGCCATTTATAGCCATCGGAAAACGCTTACAA GACGATGGCCACAGGGTGAGACTAGCCACTCACTCAAATTTTAAAGAATTTGTTATGGCTGCTGGATTGGAATTTTACCCTCTAGGTGGAGACCCAAAAGTACTAGCTGCTT ATATGGTTAAGAACAAAGGATTCTTACCATCTGAACCTTCGGAAATACATCTCCAACGGAGCCAAATTAAAGAGATAATCTTTTCCCTACTTCCTGCGTGTACTAGTCCTGATCCCGATACAAATATCTCATTCAAGGTAGATGCCATAATTGCCAATCCACCTGCATATG GACATACGCATGTCGCCGAGGCACTCAAAGTACCACTGCACATATTTTTTACAATGCCTTGGAC GCCAACCAGTGAGTTTCCACATCCTCTTTCTCGTGTCAGGCAACCAGTTGGTAACCGA TTATCATATCAAATTGTTGATGCACTTATCTGGCTGGGAATACGCGACATGATAAATGAATTCAGGAAGAAAAAACTAAAACTAAGGCCCATGACCTATTTGAGTGGTTCCTATAACTCTTCTTCGGCCGTGCCTTATGGATATATTTGGAGTCCCCACCTTGTTCCTAAACCAAAAG ATTGGGGATCTAAAATTGATGTAgtgggattttgttttttgGAACTAGCCTCTAGTTACGAACCTCCAGAATCGCTTTTGAAGTGGCTTGAAGATAAAGAGAAGCCTATTTACATTGGTTTTGGAAGTCTT CCAGTTGAGGAGCCTGAAAAGATGACTGAAATAATTGTTCGAGCTCTTGAAATTACAGGACAACGGGGCATTATCAACAAAGGCTGGGGTGGCCTGGGAGACT TGGCAGAGCCAAAGGACTTTGTCTACCTTTTGGAAAACTGTCCCCATGATTGGCTTTTCACAAGATGCGCAGCTGTG GTACACCATGGAGGTGCTGGAACAACTGCTGCTGGTCTTAAAGCTGCA TGCCCGACAACTGTGGTTCCTTTCTTTGGAGATCAACCCTTTTGGGGAGCACAGGTGCATGCTCGGGGAGTTGGTCCGGCGCCAATTCCTGTCAATGAATTTTCACTCGAGAAATTGGTCGATGCGATCCGGTTCATGCTCAATGCTCAG GTGAAACAAGAAGCAGTAAAATTGGCCAAGTCAATGGAAACCGAGGACGGGGTTACAGGGGCAGTGCAAGCTTTCTACAGGCATTTCCCAGTGAGTAGCCTTAAAAAACCAGAGCCTGAAAAGCCACGTCCTTCTTCTGGCGTGTTTTCCATAAAACGCT
- the LOC140805168 gene encoding sterol 3-beta-glucosyltransferase UGT80A2-like isoform X1, whose protein sequence is MHECVMAEFPVDFVVEVEGENGDGKVEESRTSEGVNGISHYDPRSGCAESVDRNLPGENFNFMEQSPKDLSDPTSSQVTMVETEKINHSLSVLLRKFLNENLAPKKKLKLVKRLATIQNDGTVQLDVGENIKPQSSNSGTEVIDDGDIIKDIEITEDTELLPPLQIVMLIVGTRGDVQPFIAIGKRLQDDGHRVRLATHSNFKEFVMAAGLEFYPLGGDPKVLAAYMVKNKGFLPSEPSEIHLQRSQIKEIIFSLLPACTSPDPDTNISFKVDAIIANPPAYGHTHVAEALKVPLHIFFTMPWTPTSEFPHPLSRVRQPVGNRLSYQIVDALIWLGIRDMINEFRKKKLKLRPMTYLSGSYNSSSAVPYGYIWSPHLVPKPKDWGSKIDVVGFCFLELASSYEPPESLLKWLEDKEKPIYIGFGSLPVEEPEKMTEIIVRALEITGQRGIINKGWGGLGDLAEPKDFVYLLENCPHDWLFTRCAAVVHHGGAGTTAAGLKAACPTTVVPFFGDQPFWGAQVHARGVGPAPIPVNEFSLEKLVDAIRFMLNAQVKQEAVKLAKSMETEDGVTGAVQAFYRHFPVSSLKKPEPEKPRPSSGVFSIKRCFGCRRF, encoded by the exons ATGCAtgaat GTGTAATGGCAGAGTTTCCTGTAGATTTTGTGGTCGAGGTTGAAGGAGAAAATGGTGATGGTAAGGTAGAAGAATCAAGAACTAGTGAGGGCGTAAATGGGATTTCTCATTATGATCCCCGTTCGGGCTGCGCAG AATCTGTTGACAGGAACCTTCCTGGAGAGAATTTCAATTTTATGGAGCAGTCACCAAAAGACCTGTCGGATCCTACCTCCAGTCAGGTTACTATGGTTGAGACGGAAAAAATAAATCACTCTCTCAGTGTGTTGCTAAGAAAGTTTTTAAACGAAAATTTAGCTCCGAAGAAGAAG CTTAAATTAGTGAAGCGATTAGCCACCATTCAAAATGATGGAACTGTACAACTTGATGTTGGAGAAAATATTAAACCACAGAGTTCTAATTCTGGTACTGAAGTAATAGATGATGGTGATATAATCAAAGATATTGAGATTACTGAAGATACAGAATTATTGCCTCCACTTCAAATTGTAATGTTAATTGTTGGAACAAGGGGAGACGTACAGCCATTTATAGCCATCGGAAAACGCTTACAA GACGATGGCCACAGGGTGAGACTAGCCACTCACTCAAATTTTAAAGAATTTGTTATGGCTGCTGGATTGGAATTTTACCCTCTAGGTGGAGACCCAAAAGTACTAGCTGCTT ATATGGTTAAGAACAAAGGATTCTTACCATCTGAACCTTCGGAAATACATCTCCAACGGAGCCAAATTAAAGAGATAATCTTTTCCCTACTTCCTGCGTGTACTAGTCCTGATCCCGATACAAATATCTCATTCAAGGTAGATGCCATAATTGCCAATCCACCTGCATATG GACATACGCATGTCGCCGAGGCACTCAAAGTACCACTGCACATATTTTTTACAATGCCTTGGAC GCCAACCAGTGAGTTTCCACATCCTCTTTCTCGTGTCAGGCAACCAGTTGGTAACCGA TTATCATATCAAATTGTTGATGCACTTATCTGGCTGGGAATACGCGACATGATAAATGAATTCAGGAAGAAAAAACTAAAACTAAGGCCCATGACCTATTTGAGTGGTTCCTATAACTCTTCTTCGGCCGTGCCTTATGGATATATTTGGAGTCCCCACCTTGTTCCTAAACCAAAAG ATTGGGGATCTAAAATTGATGTAgtgggattttgttttttgGAACTAGCCTCTAGTTACGAACCTCCAGAATCGCTTTTGAAGTGGCTTGAAGATAAAGAGAAGCCTATTTACATTGGTTTTGGAAGTCTT CCAGTTGAGGAGCCTGAAAAGATGACTGAAATAATTGTTCGAGCTCTTGAAATTACAGGACAACGGGGCATTATCAACAAAGGCTGGGGTGGCCTGGGAGACT TGGCAGAGCCAAAGGACTTTGTCTACCTTTTGGAAAACTGTCCCCATGATTGGCTTTTCACAAGATGCGCAGCTGTG GTACACCATGGAGGTGCTGGAACAACTGCTGCTGGTCTTAAAGCTGCA TGCCCGACAACTGTGGTTCCTTTCTTTGGAGATCAACCCTTTTGGGGAGCACAGGTGCATGCTCGGGGAGTTGGTCCGGCGCCAATTCCTGTCAATGAATTTTCACTCGAGAAATTGGTCGATGCGATCCGGTTCATGCTCAATGCTCAG GTGAAACAAGAAGCAGTAAAATTGGCCAAGTCAATGGAAACCGAGGACGGGGTTACAGGGGCAGTGCAAGCTTTCTACAGGCATTTCCCAGTGAGTAGCCTTAAAAAACCAGAGCCTGAAAAGCCACGTCCTTCTTCTGGCGTGTTTTCCATAAAACGCT
- the LOC140805168 gene encoding sterol 3-beta-glucosyltransferase UGT80A2-like isoform X2, producing the protein MAEFPVDFVVEVEGENGDGKVEESRTSEGVNGISHYDPRSGCAESVDRNLPGENFNFMEQSPKDLSDPTSSQVTMVETEKINHSLSVLLRKFLNENLAPKKKLKLVKRLATIQNDGTVQLDVGENIKPQSSNSGTEVIDDGDIIKDIEITEDTELLPPLQIVMLIVGTRGDVQPFIAIGKRLQDDGHRVRLATHSNFKEFVMAAGLEFYPLGGDPKVLAAYMVKNKGFLPSEPSEIHLQRSQIKEIIFSLLPACTSPDPDTNISFKVDAIIANPPAYGHTHVAEALKVPLHIFFTMPWTPTSEFPHPLSRVRQPVGNRLSYQIVDALIWLGIRDMINEFRKKKLKLRPMTYLSGSYNSSSAVPYGYIWSPHLVPKPKDWGSKIDVVGFCFLELASSYEPPESLLKWLEDKEKPIYIGFGSLPVEEPEKMTEIIVRALEITGQRGIINKGWGGLGDLAEPKDFVYLLENCPHDWLFTRCAAVVHHGGAGTTAAGLKAACPTTVVPFFGDQPFWGAQVHARGVGPAPIPVNEFSLEKLVDAIRFMLNAQVKQEAVKLAKSMETEDGVTGAVQAFYRHFPVSSLKKPEPEKPRPSSGVFSIKRCFGCRRF; encoded by the exons ATGGCAGAGTTTCCTGTAGATTTTGTGGTCGAGGTTGAAGGAGAAAATGGTGATGGTAAGGTAGAAGAATCAAGAACTAGTGAGGGCGTAAATGGGATTTCTCATTATGATCCCCGTTCGGGCTGCGCAG AATCTGTTGACAGGAACCTTCCTGGAGAGAATTTCAATTTTATGGAGCAGTCACCAAAAGACCTGTCGGATCCTACCTCCAGTCAGGTTACTATGGTTGAGACGGAAAAAATAAATCACTCTCTCAGTGTGTTGCTAAGAAAGTTTTTAAACGAAAATTTAGCTCCGAAGAAGAAG CTTAAATTAGTGAAGCGATTAGCCACCATTCAAAATGATGGAACTGTACAACTTGATGTTGGAGAAAATATTAAACCACAGAGTTCTAATTCTGGTACTGAAGTAATAGATGATGGTGATATAATCAAAGATATTGAGATTACTGAAGATACAGAATTATTGCCTCCACTTCAAATTGTAATGTTAATTGTTGGAACAAGGGGAGACGTACAGCCATTTATAGCCATCGGAAAACGCTTACAA GACGATGGCCACAGGGTGAGACTAGCCACTCACTCAAATTTTAAAGAATTTGTTATGGCTGCTGGATTGGAATTTTACCCTCTAGGTGGAGACCCAAAAGTACTAGCTGCTT ATATGGTTAAGAACAAAGGATTCTTACCATCTGAACCTTCGGAAATACATCTCCAACGGAGCCAAATTAAAGAGATAATCTTTTCCCTACTTCCTGCGTGTACTAGTCCTGATCCCGATACAAATATCTCATTCAAGGTAGATGCCATAATTGCCAATCCACCTGCATATG GACATACGCATGTCGCCGAGGCACTCAAAGTACCACTGCACATATTTTTTACAATGCCTTGGAC GCCAACCAGTGAGTTTCCACATCCTCTTTCTCGTGTCAGGCAACCAGTTGGTAACCGA TTATCATATCAAATTGTTGATGCACTTATCTGGCTGGGAATACGCGACATGATAAATGAATTCAGGAAGAAAAAACTAAAACTAAGGCCCATGACCTATTTGAGTGGTTCCTATAACTCTTCTTCGGCCGTGCCTTATGGATATATTTGGAGTCCCCACCTTGTTCCTAAACCAAAAG ATTGGGGATCTAAAATTGATGTAgtgggattttgttttttgGAACTAGCCTCTAGTTACGAACCTCCAGAATCGCTTTTGAAGTGGCTTGAAGATAAAGAGAAGCCTATTTACATTGGTTTTGGAAGTCTT CCAGTTGAGGAGCCTGAAAAGATGACTGAAATAATTGTTCGAGCTCTTGAAATTACAGGACAACGGGGCATTATCAACAAAGGCTGGGGTGGCCTGGGAGACT TGGCAGAGCCAAAGGACTTTGTCTACCTTTTGGAAAACTGTCCCCATGATTGGCTTTTCACAAGATGCGCAGCTGTG GTACACCATGGAGGTGCTGGAACAACTGCTGCTGGTCTTAAAGCTGCA TGCCCGACAACTGTGGTTCCTTTCTTTGGAGATCAACCCTTTTGGGGAGCACAGGTGCATGCTCGGGGAGTTGGTCCGGCGCCAATTCCTGTCAATGAATTTTCACTCGAGAAATTGGTCGATGCGATCCGGTTCATGCTCAATGCTCAG GTGAAACAAGAAGCAGTAAAATTGGCCAAGTCAATGGAAACCGAGGACGGGGTTACAGGGGCAGTGCAAGCTTTCTACAGGCATTTCCCAGTGAGTAGCCTTAAAAAACCAGAGCCTGAAAAGCCACGTCCTTCTTCTGGCGTGTTTTCCATAAAACGCT
- the LOC140805168 gene encoding sterol 3-beta-glucosyltransferase UGT80A2-like isoform X3: MFTENTRRALDGIRVEYTHVDVESVDRNLPGENFNFMEQSPKDLSDPTSSQVTMVETEKINHSLSVLLRKFLNENLAPKKKLKLVKRLATIQNDGTVQLDVGENIKPQSSNSGTEVIDDGDIIKDIEITEDTELLPPLQIVMLIVGTRGDVQPFIAIGKRLQDDGHRVRLATHSNFKEFVMAAGLEFYPLGGDPKVLAAYMVKNKGFLPSEPSEIHLQRSQIKEIIFSLLPACTSPDPDTNISFKVDAIIANPPAYGHTHVAEALKVPLHIFFTMPWTPTSEFPHPLSRVRQPVGNRLSYQIVDALIWLGIRDMINEFRKKKLKLRPMTYLSGSYNSSSAVPYGYIWSPHLVPKPKDWGSKIDVVGFCFLELASSYEPPESLLKWLEDKEKPIYIGFGSLPVEEPEKMTEIIVRALEITGQRGIINKGWGGLGDLAEPKDFVYLLENCPHDWLFTRCAAVVHHGGAGTTAAGLKAACPTTVVPFFGDQPFWGAQVHARGVGPAPIPVNEFSLEKLVDAIRFMLNAQVKQEAVKLAKSMETEDGVTGAVQAFYRHFPVSSLKKPEPEKPRPSSGVFSIKRCFGCRRF; encoded by the exons ATGTTCACAGAAAATACGAGAAGAGCGTTGGATGGTATAAGAGTCGAGTACACTCATGTTGATGTCG AATCTGTTGACAGGAACCTTCCTGGAGAGAATTTCAATTTTATGGAGCAGTCACCAAAAGACCTGTCGGATCCTACCTCCAGTCAGGTTACTATGGTTGAGACGGAAAAAATAAATCACTCTCTCAGTGTGTTGCTAAGAAAGTTTTTAAACGAAAATTTAGCTCCGAAGAAGAAG CTTAAATTAGTGAAGCGATTAGCCACCATTCAAAATGATGGAACTGTACAACTTGATGTTGGAGAAAATATTAAACCACAGAGTTCTAATTCTGGTACTGAAGTAATAGATGATGGTGATATAATCAAAGATATTGAGATTACTGAAGATACAGAATTATTGCCTCCACTTCAAATTGTAATGTTAATTGTTGGAACAAGGGGAGACGTACAGCCATTTATAGCCATCGGAAAACGCTTACAA GACGATGGCCACAGGGTGAGACTAGCCACTCACTCAAATTTTAAAGAATTTGTTATGGCTGCTGGATTGGAATTTTACCCTCTAGGTGGAGACCCAAAAGTACTAGCTGCTT ATATGGTTAAGAACAAAGGATTCTTACCATCTGAACCTTCGGAAATACATCTCCAACGGAGCCAAATTAAAGAGATAATCTTTTCCCTACTTCCTGCGTGTACTAGTCCTGATCCCGATACAAATATCTCATTCAAGGTAGATGCCATAATTGCCAATCCACCTGCATATG GACATACGCATGTCGCCGAGGCACTCAAAGTACCACTGCACATATTTTTTACAATGCCTTGGAC GCCAACCAGTGAGTTTCCACATCCTCTTTCTCGTGTCAGGCAACCAGTTGGTAACCGA TTATCATATCAAATTGTTGATGCACTTATCTGGCTGGGAATACGCGACATGATAAATGAATTCAGGAAGAAAAAACTAAAACTAAGGCCCATGACCTATTTGAGTGGTTCCTATAACTCTTCTTCGGCCGTGCCTTATGGATATATTTGGAGTCCCCACCTTGTTCCTAAACCAAAAG ATTGGGGATCTAAAATTGATGTAgtgggattttgttttttgGAACTAGCCTCTAGTTACGAACCTCCAGAATCGCTTTTGAAGTGGCTTGAAGATAAAGAGAAGCCTATTTACATTGGTTTTGGAAGTCTT CCAGTTGAGGAGCCTGAAAAGATGACTGAAATAATTGTTCGAGCTCTTGAAATTACAGGACAACGGGGCATTATCAACAAAGGCTGGGGTGGCCTGGGAGACT TGGCAGAGCCAAAGGACTTTGTCTACCTTTTGGAAAACTGTCCCCATGATTGGCTTTTCACAAGATGCGCAGCTGTG GTACACCATGGAGGTGCTGGAACAACTGCTGCTGGTCTTAAAGCTGCA TGCCCGACAACTGTGGTTCCTTTCTTTGGAGATCAACCCTTTTGGGGAGCACAGGTGCATGCTCGGGGAGTTGGTCCGGCGCCAATTCCTGTCAATGAATTTTCACTCGAGAAATTGGTCGATGCGATCCGGTTCATGCTCAATGCTCAG GTGAAACAAGAAGCAGTAAAATTGGCCAAGTCAATGGAAACCGAGGACGGGGTTACAGGGGCAGTGCAAGCTTTCTACAGGCATTTCCCAGTGAGTAGCCTTAAAAAACCAGAGCCTGAAAAGCCACGTCCTTCTTCTGGCGTGTTTTCCATAAAACGCT
- the LOC140805168 gene encoding sterol 3-beta-glucosyltransferase UGT80A2-like isoform X6: MHECVMAEFPVDFVVEVEGENGDGKVEESRTSEGVNGISHYDPRSGCAESVDRNLPGENFNFMEQSPKDLSDPTSSQVTMVETEKINHSLSVLLRKFLNENLAPKKKLKLVKRLATIQNDGTVQLDVGENIKPQSSNSGTEVIDDGDIIKDIEITEDTELLPPLQIVMLIVGTRGDVQPFIAIGKRLQDDGHRVRLATHSNFKEFVMAAGLEFYPLGGDPKVLAAYMVKNKGFLPSEPSEIHLQRSQIKEIIFSLLPACTSPDPDTNISFKVDAIIANPPAYGHTHVAEALKVPLHIFFTMPWTPTSEFPHPLSRVRQPVGNRLSYQIVDALIWLGIRDMINEFRKKKLKLRPMTYLSGSYNSSSAVPYGYIWSPHLVPKPKDWGSKIDVVGFCFLELASSYEPPESLLKWLEDKEKPIYIGFGSLDNGALSTKAGVAWETWQSQRTLSTFWKTVPMIGFSQDAQLWYTMEVLEQLLLVLKLHARQLWFLSLEINPFGEHRCMLGELVRRQFLSMNFHSRNWSMRSGSCSMLR; the protein is encoded by the exons ATGCAtgaat GTGTAATGGCAGAGTTTCCTGTAGATTTTGTGGTCGAGGTTGAAGGAGAAAATGGTGATGGTAAGGTAGAAGAATCAAGAACTAGTGAGGGCGTAAATGGGATTTCTCATTATGATCCCCGTTCGGGCTGCGCAG AATCTGTTGACAGGAACCTTCCTGGAGAGAATTTCAATTTTATGGAGCAGTCACCAAAAGACCTGTCGGATCCTACCTCCAGTCAGGTTACTATGGTTGAGACGGAAAAAATAAATCACTCTCTCAGTGTGTTGCTAAGAAAGTTTTTAAACGAAAATTTAGCTCCGAAGAAGAAG CTTAAATTAGTGAAGCGATTAGCCACCATTCAAAATGATGGAACTGTACAACTTGATGTTGGAGAAAATATTAAACCACAGAGTTCTAATTCTGGTACTGAAGTAATAGATGATGGTGATATAATCAAAGATATTGAGATTACTGAAGATACAGAATTATTGCCTCCACTTCAAATTGTAATGTTAATTGTTGGAACAAGGGGAGACGTACAGCCATTTATAGCCATCGGAAAACGCTTACAA GACGATGGCCACAGGGTGAGACTAGCCACTCACTCAAATTTTAAAGAATTTGTTATGGCTGCTGGATTGGAATTTTACCCTCTAGGTGGAGACCCAAAAGTACTAGCTGCTT ATATGGTTAAGAACAAAGGATTCTTACCATCTGAACCTTCGGAAATACATCTCCAACGGAGCCAAATTAAAGAGATAATCTTTTCCCTACTTCCTGCGTGTACTAGTCCTGATCCCGATACAAATATCTCATTCAAGGTAGATGCCATAATTGCCAATCCACCTGCATATG GACATACGCATGTCGCCGAGGCACTCAAAGTACCACTGCACATATTTTTTACAATGCCTTGGAC GCCAACCAGTGAGTTTCCACATCCTCTTTCTCGTGTCAGGCAACCAGTTGGTAACCGA TTATCATATCAAATTGTTGATGCACTTATCTGGCTGGGAATACGCGACATGATAAATGAATTCAGGAAGAAAAAACTAAAACTAAGGCCCATGACCTATTTGAGTGGTTCCTATAACTCTTCTTCGGCCGTGCCTTATGGATATATTTGGAGTCCCCACCTTGTTCCTAAACCAAAAG ATTGGGGATCTAAAATTGATGTAgtgggattttgttttttgGAACTAGCCTCTAGTTACGAACCTCCAGAATCGCTTTTGAAGTGGCTTGAAGATAAAGAGAAGCCTATTTACATTGGTTTTGGAAGTCTT GACAACGGGGCATTATCAACAAAGGCTGGGGTGGCCTGGGAGACT TGGCAGAGCCAAAGGACTTTGTCTACCTTTTGGAAAACTGTCCCCATGATTGGCTTTTCACAAGATGCGCAGCTGTG GTACACCATGGAGGTGCTGGAACAACTGCTGCTGGTCTTAAAGCTGCA TGCCCGACAACTGTGGTTCCTTTCTTTGGAGATCAACCCTTTTGGGGAGCACAGGTGCATGCTCGGGGAGTTGGTCCGGCGCCAATTCCTGTCAATGAATTTTCACTCGAGAAATTGGTCGATGCGATCCGGTTCATGCTCAATGCTCAG GTGA